The segment ACTGCGCTCGCAGGTATCGGGCAACGGGAACACCACGAGCCTCTATCCCGACGATGCTCAGAAGTATCGGTGGTCAAAGTGGCGGTTCTTGTCTGGCCGTGAGTTGCGGGATTTCGTGCGCGACGACGTGTTCCAGTATATGGCGACACTCGGCAAGGACAAGCCGCAAGTCGCCGAGTATT is part of the Actinomycetota bacterium genome and harbors:
- a CDS encoding type I restriction-modification system subunit M N-terminal domain-containing protein, which encodes MNADIRRRLDRITDTLWAGGVTNPVIYIEQISYLIFLRLLDEEETARELRSQVSGNGNTTSLYPDDAQKYRWSKWRFLSGRELRDFVRDDVFQYMATLGKDKPQVAEY